From the genome of Gemmatimonadales bacterium, one region includes:
- the nrfD gene encoding NrfD/PsrC family molybdoenzyme membrane anchor subunit, whose protein sequence is MAVIAHDPSMPTQTHAEVTRDVVRTITEKPEPGYYILAGAMACLTLLLFFTLGALLKYGLGIAGYSPPIMWSVYITTFVFWIGIGHAGTLISAILYLFRSRWRTAVYRSTEAMTVFAVMTAALFPIIHIGRQWLFYWLIPYPNQRFLWPNFKSPLMWDVFAISTYLTVSSTFLVIGLIPDIAAVRDHVSGWKKKLYSALSLGWTGADSQWRHYSRAYLYLAALATPLVLSVHSVVSWDFAMSIIPGWHGTIFAPYFVAGAIYSGIGMVLTLIIPLRKVLRLEHMITDYHFDNLAKLTLLTGSILFYAYSMEYFVAWYSGSPFEQATFWRRVFGPNWWAGWSMVICNAFVSQLLWFKKIRTSLPALFVISIFINIGMWFERWVIISMSLTNDYVPYAWGQINPTWADWCILAGSFGWFGLWFTLFYKNFPIVAIQEIKEMIPMARRKSHAGAH, encoded by the coding sequence ATGGCGGTGATCGCACACGATCCGAGCATGCCGACGCAGACCCACGCGGAAGTCACGCGGGATGTGGTCCGCACCATCACCGAGAAGCCGGAGCCGGGATACTACATCCTCGCCGGCGCGATGGCGTGCCTTACGCTGCTGCTCTTCTTCACGCTGGGCGCCCTGCTCAAGTACGGACTCGGGATCGCGGGGTATTCGCCGCCGATCATGTGGTCGGTGTACATCACGACCTTCGTCTTCTGGATCGGCATCGGCCACGCCGGCACGCTGATCTCGGCGATTCTTTATCTCTTCCGGTCGCGGTGGCGCACCGCGGTCTACCGCTCGACCGAAGCGATGACGGTCTTCGCCGTGATGACGGCAGCACTCTTCCCGATCATTCACATCGGGCGGCAGTGGCTCTTCTACTGGCTGATTCCGTACCCCAACCAGCGCTTCCTCTGGCCGAACTTCAAGTCGCCGCTGATGTGGGACGTGTTCGCGATTTCGACGTACCTGACGGTGTCGTCGACGTTCCTGGTGATCGGGCTGATCCCCGACATCGCGGCGGTGCGCGACCACGTGAGCGGCTGGAAGAAGAAGCTCTACTCGGCACTCTCGCTGGGATGGACCGGTGCCGATTCGCAGTGGCGCCACTACAGCCGGGCGTATCTCTACCTCGCCGCCCTCGCGACGCCGCTGGTCCTCTCGGTGCACTCCGTGGTGTCCTGGGACTTCGCCATGTCGATCATCCCCGGCTGGCACGGGACGATTTTCGCGCCGTACTTCGTGGCCGGCGCGATCTACTCCGGCATCGGCATGGTCCTGACGCTGATCATTCCGCTCCGCAAGGTGCTGCGGCTGGAGCACATGATCACCGACTACCACTTCGACAACCTCGCCAAGCTGACACTGCTGACCGGCTCGATCCTCTTCTACGCGTATTCGATGGAGTACTTCGTCGCGTGGTACTCGGGGAGCCCGTTCGAGCAGGCGACGTTCTGGCGCCGCGTCTTCGGGCCGAACTGGTGGGCGGGCTGGTCGATGGTGATCTGCAACGCCTTCGTGTCGCAGCTTCTGTGGTTCAAGAAGATTCGCACCTCGCTCCCGGCACTCTTCGTCATCTCGATCTTCATCAACATCGGGATGTGGTTCGAGCGGTGGGTGATCATCTCGATGTCACTGACCAACGACTACGTGCCGTACGCCTGGGGCCAGATCAATCCGACCTGGGCTGACTGGTGCATCCTCGCCGGCTCGTTCGGCTGGTTCGGACTCTGGTTCACGCTCTTCTACAAGAACTTCCCGATCGTCGCGATTCAGGAGATCAAGGAAATGATCCCGATGGCGCGCCGGAAGTCACACGCGGGGGCGCACTGA